A segment of the Labrus mixtus chromosome 15, fLabMix1.1, whole genome shotgun sequence genome:
TGTAACCATCACAGGCTGAGAGGAGACGCAGAGTTTAGGAAAAGCTGTAGAGACGACGCAAACAAGCCTCAATAATCTCCAAAGAAGTGGCTGATATGTctgaatatttctttttaagaaGTTCTGATGAAGAgcttgtctgttttttattgcgCTGTGATATTCTGTTCAGTCAGCACTTATTCTCTGCAGCGCTGATCCCATGAGAAAGGTTTGTTCTCGCAGCAGCTCTCAACGTTTCTTTTATTCACCTAATAGTTGCTTTAAGGGCGCTGATAGGCTGCCGGTTGTGAAGTGTGCTCCGATGTGTGGAGGCCGTCAGCTGTCCTGAAGATAGACAGAGTTTCTTTAAGTGTAATGCTTCTGTATTCATCCTAAAAGCTGAGCCAGCGACAGAGGTCGCACATTAACCACGGCTAGAAACCTGTATGCACGGCCTCTACTTTGTCTTTTACATATGAAGCGATGTTTATTACATGTGTTCCTGTTAAATAAACGAATCGCAAAAAAAACCACTTTAAAACAGTTTGCCCGGAAccaccattttttttcctgttttgagaaaaaaaaagtcttgtcattcatgttttctacattgtgtgttttctttctgtcactgtcgttctttttaaccagttttttgtaaaaaaaaaaaaaaatggagcgtTGTTTTAAATAATCCCTTTGTTCACAAAAGAGAGAAGCTGCTTAAACAAAGACCcttaaaatgttattgtttcCTCAAAACGCTGTGTTTGACAGATATGGGATGACAGGAACGTTGGCAGATTATTCAGGTGTGCTGCTGAGTATTGCATCCAGCTcctgaaactgtttttatgaCGGTACAACTCTTCTTTCTGGGGCCAGATCTGTGATGACAAAGTTCATACTTAATAAAACTGAGGAGACTTATTTTTCTATGGAATCGATAGAATACGCATTTCGATTAGCCTGCGTCGATACGACCCGCTCACAGTGTTTGACTCTAAAGTGTAGAGCAGTGCGTCTCAGCCTCAGGACCCTCCATCAGCTCCTCCATGAAAACCGCAACTCAGgcttctgatatttttcaaccaatccagtttatttttgataaacgatgttgcagtttggacctcagacgttTGAAAACATGAGACAGAACAAACATagagaacaagaaaaacatgtttaaaaagcactttatgGAATTTTTGACACCATGCACTCAGTCGCGATCCACTGAAAACATCTCTGCGACCCACTTgtgggtcccaacccaccagttgagaaccactgttgtAGAGTTACCTCTAAGGGAGGATGCACAATGccatattttgcatttgtttcccCGCACAACACCGAAAAATCCCTctcacaaatcaaaaacatgtgacagacgaTGAAGTGAAACTTTGAAGtttgaatccatttttttttttcaagcgtCAGAAGCCTGCTCTTTTTATCCAGCAGAGATTTGACATAGCAAACATAGGACAAAATGAACTCCAGCAGGATGTGTtagataatataaaaaaatatgctattcacagaaaggaagagaagaaaaagtgttcatttttattAGCATACATCACTGAAACAAGCCGTATGAACAGCGGTCTGCAAATGGCTCTGGGTGCATTATCAGGTAACGATGCTCTTTTTTCAGCAGGGGGCGACAAAGGCTCacaagaaaaatgaagacatgAAGAAGAACATAGTTCGACATAGCCCTCCTGTCCCATGCCTGTTTCAAAGCAGGCCTACAGTACTGATGTCAGGGTTGTTAAGGTTCCTCTGAAGTGGTTCATAAACACTCTGTGAAATAATGAACAATACTCATTTAAAGAGCTCATGTTTCAACCTTTTCTCTTATTGTTCAGTGTATCTCTGCTTACTCAGATCAGATCCAAAGTCTCAGGTTTCCACACTGGCTCCTTTTAGATGACTTTGTGGGAAACCCAgcatcgttaaaaaaaaaaaaaggcaggtcAAGTGTTTGCATACATTGAAGTCCAGTTTCTCTGATGGATAACGATGAACGATTTCTAATCAATGCACATGTAATCCTCTGTGCATGCACGCTGCTAACCTCCAACCCTGACTGTTCTCATCACgtctgtttgattgacagcatgCAAATCAGTGAAGTCTGTGTTGGACTGGATTTCCTCCACACAGCAGATGCTCCGTTTTTGTTAAAAGCTGCAccaggcaaattctgcaagGATGCTACCAGTCCAGCTGTGACGGAGAAAAAACATCTCAACTCAGAGCGGCTCAATCCAAATGTCCAGAACCAGACCGAGGTGTGAAGACATGCAGGCGCATACCCAGGAAGATTGCTAATGGCCTGTCcacaacccacaatgcaacctGTCCAAAGAAGCATGTCGGCCAGAAATAGTCTCAGACCACATCATAATATTTATAGAAATCTGTAGCTGCATGCTATGGCTATGTTAAGtgatgaaaatgcattttgatttgttgtagTTTTAGAGCCTGTCTGTGACTTTTACCACCACCAGTCATAACTTTTTATGACCACCTAATCAATCTAATACAACATAAGCTACTTTAACGACACGtctacattttcagtttttgttgacaCGGTCACAAACTTGataattcattttgttttattgctccCCTCATGTCGTGTTAATGGAGTCATATTGCGCTCCACTAGGCCACCGACTACAACTATGGCTTCAATAGGAAGTCAGACGATCACCTTTCTGAGCATGTCAACAAAAACTGAGAAGATAGAAGTGGAGTGAATGGTCGAACTGTTGCATTAGATTTCAAAGTTGTCCATAATGCTACAGCTGATTGGAGAACATCTTTGCAGTCTCCCGAGCTCCAGGACCGGACGTGATGACGCCCATCATGTCCCACTACAACTGATGTCCGCAAAGGATCAGTGTGCAGGATCAGTCCAGGTGGTGGACATTTGGATTGAGCCATTCAGTATTGCTGGCAGACGATCTTCTCCAACCAATGGAAATGATgagtgtgcaaaaaaacaaaaaacagctccaGACGAAGCtggattcaaaaatgttcattttggtTTTGACTGTATTATAAAGCATTTTATAAACAGGTTTGTCAATTGAAAGTGTTTACAGGCTAAATCAAACATGAATACCATCTCGTCTCCATGTGCAAACAATGTGCAAAGTGTGCCAAGTGCAGCTTTTAACAAACCACACAATCTGAATCTGAACCTCATATTTTGATAAAATCTCGCTAAGCCGTACATTCAGGCCGGTCGACATTCGAGCATCTTCTTGAAGGCTTTCCTGAAGCTGTCGTCCAGGAAGGCGTAGAGGAACGGGTTGAGGCAGGAGTTGGCGTAGCTCAGGCTGGTGATGAAGTAGGAGATGCCGATGAGCAGCGGCGTGGTCCTCAGGTCCGTCGTCAGGGCGACAATGGTGCTGAGGTGGAACGGCGTCCAGCAGAACAGGCACACGGCCAGCACGATGAACACCATGATGGTGACCTTCTTCTTGGCCTTGTCGAGCGCCTTGGCGTTGCTGTTGAGGCGCATGTTCCTCAGCTTGTAGAGCATCATGGTGTACAGGATGCAGATGGTGGACACCGGGATGGCAAAGCCCAGGATGAGCGTGTAGATCCGGCTGGCCTTGAACCAGAGTCCCTCTGGGCTGGGGAAGCTGAGCAGGCAGCTCTTCCTCCCGTCGCTCGGGTCGACGTAGACGCTGGCGAAGACGGTGAAGGGCATGACGATGAGGATGACGAGGATCCAGACGCACAGCGAGATGATCTTGGCGGCTCTGTAGGTGCGGTACGGCATGCGCTTTGACCTCACAGTCGCCAAGACGACCAGGTAGCGGTCAATGCTCATCACGGTCAGGAAGTAGATGCTGGAGAAGATGTTGTAGTGGTCGATGCTGAGGATGACTTTGCACAAGACCTCGCCAAAGGGCCAGTAGTGCAGCAGGTGTTCCGCTATGTTGATCGGCAGAACCAGAGTGAACAAATCGTCGGCGATGGCCAGGTTCAGGATGAACATGTTGGTCACCGTTTTCATCTTCGGCGCTTTGAGGATCACGTAGATGACGGCCGTGTTGCCCGTCAGTCCCACCGCGCAGATCACCGTGTAGATGACGGGTAAGATGACGTAGAGGTCGGCGTAAAAGTAGAACTCAGAGGGCGGGGTGCAGTTAATGTCGGTGAGGTTCCGTGACGTCAGGGAGTAGAAGTCCACAGAGTCGTTGCAGAGAGGCGGCGCCCCGCCGGGGAACGAGATATTctccatgtttgaaaaaaaaaagtgagattaAAGTCTGTAAATCTGAGCGCTGAGGGATGTGCACTGATTTGGAATCAATCCTCAGTcagacttttgtttgtttttcctttttgaagcattttctttttttctacttccgtcattctctctctgtctaaaaaaaggtcaaaagttCAGCAAAGGGGGGGATTACCCTCCACTCAGATCACTGGAGATGTAGCTCATTGTTTTTTATCTGCCAGGGCCAGGAGGTCACTGAGCGTGGTATAGCAACAGGTCAACTGTTTAATTTTTCGGGTCAGTATTTAGTAGTAGAGCGCTGTCTCAGGTTTCTGGGAATGTTGCAAAAATGAGAGAGAATCCACGCTCCCTCACGTCCCCAAAAATAaagcagtaaaaagtaacagagtgGTGTTCGagaaacaaaatgtataaatcCTGGGAAGTAAGTTTATCCAGAGAAAATCTCACCAATACAGAGTAAGTcctcggtaaaaaaaaaaatctgtttttatctttgatGTGAGATTGCTCCAGGTGCTTTCTGATATAAATTAGCTGTCATGGTTGAATTTTCTTTTCCCCCCAGTTCCTTAAAACATATGACACTTTTGATTTCCTCCTCTGGTTCCTTCCTTCACTTTTCCTTTCTGCTGTCGGCGGGGAAATCACATCTTGTCTGCCGCTGTTGCGTTTGTCCTCGCACAAATatatccctcctcctcctcctcctccttcttcttcttctactcctccTTTGCCTCTCTCCTCGCCCGGCGCTGAGGACTTGTAATGAGTTTTTAAAGGCTGCAACGTGTGTCCACGATAAAGGTTTACGATGGTAATTTATGGTTACGAGTTAAGCGGTGGTTCCAGTGCGCTCTGAAGACGGTGCCAAGGTCTTTACGCATGAGCGGCGCAGCCACAAACCTGCacgacagagagagatgaggaccTCGATTAGTTACCATGCACGCACATTAAACATCACTGGGGGGGAGAGTGGATGTAGGTCAGTAGACGAAAACAGCttattttgattgatttaaacCAAAAGAAGACGATGTGTTTCATGATTACGCACCGTAAATGAAACGCTTCAAAATGATTTCAGCCATGCATTATAAACATCCTCTTATCAGAGTAAATGAACTTGAATTGATCCAATATGTGtagcaaaagttaaaaaaacaagtctaaagttatttgtaaaaatgtcctgagtggaaaaaaacaacaaaaaaaacgttttctctagtaaacacattttatatgatCAGGTTTTTGTTAACTCAGTAAAAATACATCAggcatttaaaatgattaaggCAGGTTTACTCACATCTGTATCCCCGGTAAAGTCTCTCCCCCTCCGGTCTTACATCTGTTGGAGACGCGCGCTGCTCTCcagcctcctgctcctctctccccccccccccccccccccccccccccctatctCTCTTTCCCCgcctatctctctccctctcgctcgcTCTTCACACTCCTCCTGGGAGGcagctccagctctgtgtcGATCATGTGGTCTGTGGCTTATCAGTGAAATTTTAACACAATTATCCCTGTTATGAAATGTCTGTCTCTTCGCTGCATGAACCTGTGAGTCCTTTCTTCCAATGAAGTCATTCAGTGTTTGGAGATGTAGTTTAGGGGTTATACTGGGataagacttgtgtaaatcagtgtacttcttgtgatgaaagatacaacagaaaactcaaagtacttggtctttttcgattctctgattttttgaaattttcaaaatccaaaataaaaaactccaaccaaaatttacatttttagacactttttATAATGACACTTTTAGATTATAATTTTGACTGCAATAGTAAACATCTACAGTATGCCCGTCCAAGAAAGAGGCTCTTCTGCATAAAAACTTTGTAACTTGCACATGCAGTTGTCAGAGTGGTCCGGTGTTTGCGTCCATAAACATTGTGTGGTAGGCGCCTCCTCTCAGTGCAGTGGTGAGCGTGATGAGCCAGATGGGCtcagggctgacaaactttaaaccacagcagtggctcaaaaatgtgttaaatttgcacattttgacagTAGTAAACCTCCCTGCTGGGGCCCCATCAGAcagcactcactcactcacatagCGCtattaaagtcttaatatgtgattcttcacacttaaatataatataaatcaagtatatcctctgaaaataactctgtgagtcatgactgtctacaatgggtgtaacacccgagtcccactgtctgtgatgttttcagagttttcagagtcctatcttcactttgtttacatcgcccggacggccggctgactcctcccctcgtgtataaaagttgtttaattgagggactagagaaaagaagaacaacatactgtactcactgcttaactgtgtttctagatcacgctcatttcaggtaaatttacatgcagtgtgaagatacgagcataataaagatcgctagcattagcatgctaacacaacaatgcagcgccagttgttttggtttcatgctggtgctcaagggcgacatctgctggatcaaaaaatcacatataaagcctttaagctgcATGCATTATTCCTGGGAAAAGCTGAGTTTGTTATTGAAAGTCACTGCCGGAATGCTGCTAGTTTAGCCTGAACTTTGGGGGGAGAGACACTTGAACAACATAACTTCCACTAGCATTACATTATGGTGTTTGTTCTTTGACGTTTATCATTAGCTCATTTAGCTAGCAGAGCAGCCCAGAGTGTCGAGCTCTGCTGGCAGCGACTGAGTAGAGTCAGAGTCAGGACACCAGAAGTCGATTTGTCTATCTCTCTGTTTAGATCTGCACTTAAGTCCTGCTGCTCGTCATTTAAACCTTGTGACATCTACCGTACTTTATGCACAAATGGTTCCAAATTagctctgaaagaaaaaaggctGCTTTGAATTTAAGTGCTGCCGAcatgaaaatacacaaaacataaTGCAGGTCACTTGAAAAGTCAGTCTCCACTTTTTTTGGTTTCACACGAGCAGTTTCTTCTGGTCCACTGATAAGAGCCGTTTTAGCTTCATTTGCCTTAATTTAtcatccaaagaaaaaaaaaaaaaactttgtctgCCGCTTGGTGCTGTGCTGGTTCGcctagctgaacagccaatcagagtgatttcTCTCTCCAACCACGCCAACGCTGACCAATGCCGACCGACACCGATTCaacattttttgtaagaaagtctctctcttgacaaattttgaaatgcacatttaaatttttttaatagatcaatagaacactgtgaaacatgtttacgtCACTacggacaaaaatgtccacttacaaaaaactgatataaaaatagaacagatttttttctactttttttttttttttttgcataaatctcttaaacaactcaagccctgctcaaaactatcaaatattgaataattatcaggaatttaacccttaaAATTCCagaatcaaactggcatttaaagggtaaaatttttggcatggacatttttgcccttagtgacttaagagggtagtaaattaaactgatgcctgagggttaaattCATCCTGCTCCACTGATCTGACTTTTAATCCCTGGCAAAGAGCAGCCTGCAAAAAAATCTACTTCTACACATTAATGCATGAAATCAGAGGAGTGGCTTTCTTCCTTGAATTTAGGTTTTTGAGTATCACATATGtaagggtttaaaaaaatacaaggagCCGTAGACCGGCTGTCAGTTTGGATTTCATCACCGACTTCATGCTTCTCTTGCAACATCAAATTGAGGaaattttgacaaaaaaaaagcggGCTGGTTCTTAGGGCGTCTCAGGAGGGACAATAATGTTTGACACTCAGCTGCTGAGTTCATTCAATGAAAGGTCAGTTAGACTGCCTGGAGAgggcggagggggggggggggtcactttgACATCTTTTGTGCAAATTGAAAGCTTTCCACATCTTCTGCTCTTACACATTGGGAGGCAGAGTGCAACACTTCCTGAATGGTTCAGAAATATATGAAAGCCAGTCTGACTGACGGTTTGTTCTAAAGAACTTGCAGCATACTGTCGCTCACACCGTCCAATAGTTTCCCCTTGCTGCCCTTTGGCTTCCTCTCAGGCTTTTTTTGTGTACTAAAGTACTGAATCATTGTCTCGCTCTGTTGTCCCCCTCTGCGTCGCCGTCTGAATGGGATCTTGTCATCTTTGTGTCAGCTCTGACTCACTGCAGAAATGAAACTTTGTAATGAGAGCGTCTTTGAGAAAGTTTTATGACTCAGAATCAGATTCTTCTTGCCACTTGGCACTCGATGCTCCAacagtattttcttctttttttttcaaacatgagcTGTCTCTAAAAATTATTCAAGTCGAGGAATGATGTTGTATGAGAATAACTAACTCGTGGGCTTGTTAGCTGTTTACAAATAGCCAtcgaatagaatagaattactttatagatcccaaactgggaaattgttgTAGTATGCTACTTCATCacactttaatattttataatatGGGACACTCGAAAGGAAGCAATAAAATCAGGCTGACTTTGTCGCTGACACTCGCTGTAGTCGCATCCTGTTACACACTGTTAGAATGAATCTACAGCTACTTATTGCACACTACTTCctggactggtagtgtcggtgctctcactgtttgtctatggacacagacatagagtctgttttctgacaggaatttccaagatcaattctggaagaaatctctgaatcagctGAGGAAACGGTCTcatgttgaagtaaatatgtctgtaaatgtttttatttctatatttctactgctatactgtatattttggagaaactgtaacgatcgaatttctttctgggattaataaagtatttctgattctgaactagaggaccttaatgggagtggcctgcggtgctgtgcattctgggatttggtgtctttcatccacatgacccaaaaagacactttctgccttttcttcaacttcaaaatgtatttcacatttctacatatatgacccaatgtcaatacagattcatgtttcaacgggtgaagaaTCTCTTTAAGCCTGGTAAACATCAACTCACCGTATTATTAAATAACACTTTAAAGGTGGGATACTGAGGATATTATCTGTatcatgattatttttcttccttcttaGCTCAGCTGCCTGCAGGCTTTTAAATCCTTCTTAGATCCTCTTCCCTTTtaatctgcctctctctcctcttctccactTAACTGGATTAAATAAGCATAAACTGGCCAAGAATCATTGTTTTCATCTGGATTCATGCAGAGAGCAGTCAGTCTCAACATTTCACATTCCTGCTTATACAGTAAAGACCTTCACCTGCCTTAATCCTCCTCTGGCCTCCTTGCCTCCTCACCTCCTGTAAGCCGTCAGTCAGACACGTTGATCCCTCACCTCACTGAAATAGCTGCATTTCTCCTACAAACCCCTCTGCCTCCTGctcagcattttttatttttgcctgtCGCTCAGACGCTGTCCCGTTATCTGCCGCTGCCTAAAACATTCCTGAAACTTTTCAAACTGTGCAATAGAAAGTTTGATCGTCATATTCTGTGGACAAATTGTTTCCCTTCCCCCCCAAATACAACCTCACTTCATTACAGGGGGTCTTGTTCCGACAGCAGAAGCAaggctctcgagtagacagAGCTCGCCCAaacttcagcgaggtgatctggcactactctcacctacaaagctctaaatggccaggcaccatcttacctgaaggagctactagtgccgtactgtccctcgagaacattacggtcccagaatgcaggcctactagtggtacctacagtctccaagtgtactatggggggtaaagccttcagttatcgggctcctctcctctggaaccgccttccagccggggtccgggaggcagacacagtctgtatttttaagaattgacttaaaactttcctttttgataaatcttatagttagggctggtgctggtgtagaccagctc
Coding sequences within it:
- the npbwr2b gene encoding neuropeptides B/W receptor type 2b, with translation MENISFPGGAPPLCNDSVDFYSLTSRNLTDINCTPPSEFYFYADLYVILPVIYTVICAVGLTGNTAVIYVILKAPKMKTVTNMFILNLAIADDLFTLVLPINIAEHLLHYWPFGEVLCKVILSIDHYNIFSSIYFLTVMSIDRYLVVLATVRSKRMPYRTYRAAKIISLCVWILVILIVMPFTVFASVYVDPSDGRKSCLLSFPSPEGLWFKASRIYTLILGFAIPVSTICILYTMMLYKLRNMRLNSNAKALDKAKKKVTIMVFIVLAVCLFCWTPFHLSTIVALTTDLRTTPLLIGISYFITSLSYANSCLNPFLYAFLDDSFRKAFKKMLECRPA